From Kitasatospora sp. MAP12-44:
GCGCGGACGGCGCGCTGCTGGGCGAGAACGGGCCCCAGGAGCACCCGTTCCCGCTGGCGTCGGTGACCAAGCTGCTCAGCGCCTACGCGGCGCTGGTCGCCGTCGAGGAGGGCGTCTTCGAGCTCGACGACCCGGCAGGACCGCAGGGCTCGACCGTGCGCCACCTGCTGGCCCACACCTCGGGGCTGGCCTTCGACGAGCACCGCACGATGGCCGAACCCGGCACCCGGCGGCTCTACTCCAACGCCGGCTTCGACGTGCTCGCCGAGACGCTGGCCAAGGCGTCCGGCATCCCGTTCGCGCAGTACGCCGCCGAGGCGGTCTTCCAGCCGCTGGGCATGGCGTCGACCTTGATCGACACCACGCACCGCACGCCGGCCGGCGCGGGCGGCGTCTCCACCGTGGCCGACCTGGTGCGCTTCGCGGCCGAGCTGCAGGCGCCGCGGCTGCTGGACGCCTCGACGGTGGCCGGCGCGACCCGCGAGGTGGCCTTCCCCGGCCTGAACGGCGTGCTGCCGGGCTTCGGGCACTGCAAGCCGAACGACTGGGGCCTCGGCTTCGAGATCCGCGGCCAGAAGTCGCCGCACTGGACGGGCCTGACCAGCTCGCCGGAGACCTTCGGGCACTTCGGCCAGTCCGGCACCTTCCTGTGGGTGGACCCGGTCGCCGGCGCGGCCTGCGTCGCGCTGACGGACCGTGACTTCGGGCCCTGGGCGGCCGAGTCCTGGCCGGAGTTCACCGACGCGGTGCTCGACGAGCTGCGCGGCTGAGCCGCTGAGCCGTTCAGCCGTAGCGCAGCGGTGAGTGCATCTCCCAGAGCAGCAGCTCGGCGCCGTCCGGCCCGGCGGTCGGGTCGGCGAAGGCCGAGCCGGTGATCCGCACGCTGTCCCCCGGCTCCAGCGAGCGCCCGGCGCCCTGCGGGCCGGGGACCGTGCGGTAGCCGAGCGCGCCGGCGGTCAGGTGCGCGTAGCGGTACGGCGCCTGCGGCAGCTCGGGCAGCGGCTGCCAGGGCCCGGCGGTGACCAGGTGCAGCGCGGCGTCCGAGCGGCGCAGCCGCAGGGCGGGCGTACCGGCGTCCCGGGCGAGCCCGGAGGCGAGCAGCACGCAGTCGTCCGGGCCCGGCGCCACCCGGCGCAGCCCGTAGGACGGCGGCGTGTCGAAGATGTCGGGTTGCAGCCACATCTGGATGAATCTGACCGGAACGTCGGCCCCGCCGACGTTGCGCTCCGTATGCGTCACCCCGCTGCCCGCGCTCAGGTGCTGGACCATGCCGGGGCGGACCACCCCCGCGTGCCCGTCACCGTCCCGGTGGGCGAGCGCGCCCTCCAGCACCCAGGTGAGGATCTCCACGTCCCGGTGGCGGTGCGCCTCGAAGCCCGCGCCGACGGCCAGGCTCTCCTCGTTGCAGGCCAGCAGGGCTCCGAAGTGCGTGTTCTTCGGGTCGTAGTGGCCCGAGAAGGAGAAGGCGTGGCGGGTCTCGATCCCCTCGGCGGGGGTGGAGCGGTAGCGCTCGGCGGTGCGGCGCAGGTCCGCCCGGGGGCGTCCGCGCTCGGTCTCAAGGTCGGTCACAGCCACTCACCGTATCGGGTGTGACCGGCACCACCGAGCCCATCCGCGGGGGGTGTGCAGCAAAGACCCGGCGCCGTGAGGCAGTCTTGTCCCTGTGCCAGCCCCCTCAGCCCCAGCATCGAACGACCAGAACCCGCCCCGCGCGAAGCGGCCCGCCAAGAGACCCGCCGCCGGCCCGACCGCCGTGGAACGACGGCTGGCGGCCGAACGCGCCGAGTTGCGGGCCGCCACCCTCAAGCGGTTGGAGAAGTCGGCGGGCAAGCTGGCCACCGCGGCGATCTCGCGGATGGACGACCAACTCGGCTGGTACCGCCGGATGCCGCCCGAGCACCGCTCCTGGATCGGCCTGGTCGCCCAGGCCGGCATCGCGGCCTTCACCGAGTGGTACCGCCACCCCGACGCCCCGCAGGCGATCAGCACCGACGTCTTCGGCACCGCGCCGCGCGAGCTGACCCGGGCGATCACATTGCGCCAGACCGTCGAGCTGATCCGCACCACCATCGAGGTGATGGAGGAGGCGATCCCCGAGGTCGCGGCGCCCGGCGACGAGGAGGGCATGCGCGAGTCGGTCCTGGTCTACGCCCGCGAGATCGCCTTCGCCACCGCCCAGGTCTACGCCCAGGCCGCCGAGGCCCGCGGCGCCTGGGACGCCCGTCTGGAGGCACTGGTCGTCAACTCGCTGCTC
This genomic window contains:
- a CDS encoding serine hydrolase domain-containing protein, whose amino-acid sequence is MQSLRMIEDWPVPTAATAVVRGADGALLGENGPQEHPFPLASVTKLLSAYAALVAVEEGVFELDDPAGPQGSTVRHLLAHTSGLAFDEHRTMAEPGTRRLYSNAGFDVLAETLAKASGIPFAQYAAEAVFQPLGMASTLIDTTHRTPAGAGGVSTVADLVRFAAELQAPRLLDASTVAGATREVAFPGLNGVLPGFGHCKPNDWGLGFEIRGQKSPHWTGLTSSPETFGHFGQSGTFLWVDPVAGAACVALTDRDFGPWAAESWPEFTDAVLDELRG
- a CDS encoding pirin family protein is translated as MTDLETERGRPRADLRRTAERYRSTPAEGIETRHAFSFSGHYDPKNTHFGALLACNEESLAVGAGFEAHRHRDVEILTWVLEGALAHRDGDGHAGVVRPGMVQHLSAGSGVTHTERNVGGADVPVRFIQMWLQPDIFDTPPSYGLRRVAPGPDDCVLLASGLARDAGTPALRLRRSDAALHLVTAGPWQPLPELPQAPYRYAHLTAGALGYRTVPGPQGAGRSLEPGDSVRITGSAFADPTAGPDGAELLLWEMHSPLRYG